The Salinibaculum sp. SYNS191 genome has a window encoding:
- a CDS encoding DEAD/DEAH box helicase, giving the protein MATSEADGDIDWPFLAEGLLERREYQFQLAQAALRDHTLVCLPTGLGKTTVSLLVTARRLHDVGGTSLLLAPTKPLVSQHADFYREALAEVPDDEIVVFTGEVRPAKRADLWEEARVVVATPQVVENDLVGNRISLSRVTHCTFDECHRATGDYAYNYIAERYHEDAEEPLVTGMSASPGDDEEAILQVCENLGIHDVEVMTEDDADVAEHTHETTVEWERVDLPETVEEIRDAINEIVRQRLTRLKELGVTNKTSPDVSEREIQRIQGQLRDLMNNDQSEGYEGMSMLAEVRKLRTAVTYVETQSVESFRRYMERQKEAARSSGASKADQRMVSEPKVREAVRKARDYDDLHPKFRRARMLIAETLGINDGERVILFTESRDTAEALTDFLGAHFETQKFVGQSDTDGSEGMTQTEQQETLDRFRAGEFEVLVSTSVAEEGLDVPEVDLVLFYEPVPTAIRSIQRKGRTGRQTEGAVTVLLAEDTRDEAYFWKARRDEKEMEQQLRSLKNVAGEIEGELSEQAGLAAYEDDEGGNDDSAGDAPQESEEATSGTTAGNDGQAGLDAFAGKAVEKKDESGGGDDGEDETEDGDGVVAEAGTDDEAVEIVVDQRELDSSIARDLSTRDGIETRLETLEVGDYVLSDRVVVERKTVADFLDTLTGGDRSMFEQVGDAARHYARPVVVVEGENLYGERNVHPKAIHGALASLAVDFGASVMRTSDEAETADLLETVAEREQDDGGREVSVHGEKQSKTLTEQQEYVVASIAEVGPVTARSLLAEFGSVEAVMTAEEDDLQEAEGVGAVTAERIREVTGSSYDGSE; this is encoded by the coding sequence ATGGCGACGAGCGAGGCCGACGGTGACATCGACTGGCCGTTCCTGGCCGAGGGCCTTCTGGAGCGCCGCGAGTACCAGTTCCAGCTGGCCCAGGCCGCCCTCCGGGACCACACCCTGGTCTGTCTCCCGACCGGGCTGGGCAAGACGACGGTCAGCCTGCTGGTCACCGCCCGCCGGCTCCACGACGTCGGCGGCACGAGCCTCCTGCTGGCCCCGACGAAGCCGCTCGTCTCACAGCACGCCGACTTCTACCGCGAGGCGCTGGCCGAGGTACCCGACGACGAAATCGTCGTCTTCACCGGCGAGGTCCGCCCCGCCAAACGCGCCGACCTCTGGGAGGAGGCCCGCGTCGTCGTCGCCACCCCGCAGGTCGTCGAGAACGACCTCGTGGGCAACCGCATCTCGCTGTCGCGGGTCACCCACTGCACCTTCGACGAGTGTCACCGCGCGACCGGCGACTACGCCTACAACTACATCGCCGAGCGCTACCACGAAGACGCCGAGGAGCCGCTGGTGACCGGCATGAGCGCCTCGCCGGGCGACGACGAGGAGGCCATCCTGCAGGTCTGCGAGAACCTCGGCATCCACGACGTCGAGGTGATGACCGAGGACGACGCCGACGTGGCCGAGCACACCCACGAGACCACCGTCGAGTGGGAGCGCGTCGACCTCCCGGAGACGGTCGAGGAGATACGCGACGCGATAAACGAGATCGTCCGCCAGCGCCTCACCCGGCTGAAGGAACTCGGCGTGACGAACAAGACAAGCCCGGACGTCTCCGAGCGGGAGATACAGCGCATCCAGGGCCAGCTCCGGGACCTGATGAACAACGACCAGTCCGAGGGCTACGAGGGGATGAGCATGCTCGCGGAGGTCCGGAAACTGCGCACTGCCGTCACCTACGTCGAGACCCAGAGCGTCGAGTCCTTCCGGCGGTACATGGAGCGCCAGAAGGAGGCCGCCCGCTCCTCGGGCGCGTCGAAGGCCGACCAGCGGATGGTCTCGGAGCCGAAGGTCCGCGAGGCGGTCCGGAAGGCGCGGGACTACGACGACCTGCACCCGAAGTTCCGCCGCGCCCGGATGCTCATCGCGGAGACGCTCGGGATCAACGACGGCGAGCGCGTCATCCTCTTCACCGAATCGCGGGACACAGCGGAGGCGCTGACGGACTTCCTGGGCGCACACTTCGAGACCCAGAAGTTCGTCGGGCAGTCCGACACCGACGGCAGCGAGGGGATGACACAGACCGAGCAACAGGAGACGCTGGACCGCTTTCGCGCCGGCGAGTTCGAGGTGCTGGTCTCCACCTCCGTCGCCGAGGAGGGCCTGGACGTCCCGGAGGTCGACCTGGTGCTGTTCTACGAACCCGTCCCGACGGCCATCCGCTCCATCCAGCGCAAGGGCCGAACCGGCCGCCAGACCGAAGGCGCGGTGACGGTCCTGCTGGCCGAGGACACCCGCGACGAGGCCTACTTCTGGAAGGCCCGCCGCGACGAGAAGGAGATGGAACAGCAACTGCGCAGCCTGAAAAACGTCGCCGGCGAAATCGAGGGCGAACTGAGCGAGCAGGCGGGGCTGGCGGCGTACGAGGACGACGAAGGAGGGAACGATGACTCGGCGGGCGACGCGCCCCAGGAGAGCGAGGAAGCGACGAGCGGGACGACCGCCGGCAACGACGGGCAGGCCGGCCTCGACGCGTTCGCGGGGAAAGCAGTCGAGAAGAAGGACGAGAGTGGCGGGGGCGACGACGGAGAGGACGAGACCGAAGACGGAGACGGCGTGGTCGCCGAGGCGGGGACCGACGACGAGGCAGTTGAAATCGTGGTCGACCAGCGGGAACTGGACTCTTCTATCGCGCGGGACCTCTCAACCAGGGACGGCATCGAGACCCGACTGGAGACCCTGGAGGTCGGCGACTACGTCCTCTCGGACCGCGTCGTCGTCGAGCGCAAGACCGTCGCGGACTTCCTCGACACGCTGACCGGCGGGGACCGCTCGATGTTCGAGCAGGTGGGCGACGCCGCCCGCCACTACGCCCGGCCGGTCGTCGTCGTGGAGGGCGAGAACCTCTACGGCGAGCGCAACGTCCACCCGAAGGCCATCCACGGGGCGCTGGCCTCGCTGGCCGTCGACTTCGGCGCGAGCGTGATGCGCACGAGCGACGAGGCCGAGACGGCGGACCTGCTGGAGACCGTCGCCGAGCGCGAACAGGACGACGGCGGCCGCGAGGTCAGCGTCCACGGCGAGAAGCAGTCGAAGACGCTGACCGAGCAACAGGAGTACGTCGTCGCCTCCATCGCCGAGGTCGGTCCCGTCACCGCGCGGTCGCTACTCGCCGAGTTCGGCAGCGTCGAGGCGGTGATGACCGCCGAGGAGGACGACCTCCAGGAGGCGGAAGGGGTCGGCGCGGTCACCGCCGAGCGGATTCGGGAAGTGACGGGGAGTTCCTACGACGGGAGCGAGTGA
- a CDS encoding DUF7123 family protein, with translation MSPNAAPPETDAVPAKARPLVAYLRERVQEEGDIYVKSRFVAEDIDLSSKQIGSYMRRLTEASTDLTVEAWAYTNGTTWHVARE, from the coding sequence ATGTCTCCGAACGCCGCACCACCCGAGACGGATGCCGTGCCGGCGAAGGCCCGCCCGCTGGTCGCCTACCTCCGCGAGCGCGTCCAGGAGGAGGGAGACATCTACGTCAAGAGTCGCTTCGTCGCGGAGGACATCGACCTCTCCTCGAAACAGATCGGGAGCTACATGCGGAGACTGACGGAGGCGTCGACGGACCTGACAGTCGAGGCCTGGGCCTACACGAACGGAACGACCTGGCACGTGGCCAGGGAGTAA
- a CDS encoding Era-like GTP-binding protein: MGLLTNLKSSISRAASVLFSEEESKRIGIYGPPNAGKTTLANRITRDWTEHGDAVGPESHIPHETRRARRKENVEIERNGSTVNIDIVDTPGVTTKVDYTEFLEHDMEKDDAVRRSREATEGVAEAMHWLREDVDGVIYVLDSTTDPFTQVNTMLIGIIESQDLPVLILANKIDKEESSVQRIRNAFPQHETIPLSALEGDNMDEVYDKIAEYFG; encoded by the coding sequence ATGGGACTGCTCACAAACCTCAAATCAAGCATTTCACGTGCAGCATCGGTGTTGTTCTCCGAGGAGGAGTCGAAGCGCATCGGCATCTACGGCCCGCCGAACGCGGGGAAGACGACGCTCGCGAACCGCATCACGCGGGACTGGACCGAACACGGCGACGCGGTCGGTCCGGAGAGCCACATTCCCCACGAGACGCGACGCGCGCGCCGAAAGGAGAACGTCGAAATCGAGCGGAACGGATCGACCGTCAACATCGACATCGTGGACACGCCCGGCGTGACGACGAAGGTCGACTACACGGAGTTCCTGGAACACGACATGGAGAAAGACGACGCTGTCCGCCGGTCGCGTGAGGCAACCGAGGGCGTCGCCGAGGCCATGCACTGGCTCCGGGAGGACGTCGACGGCGTCATCTACGTGCTGGACTCGACGACGGACCCGTTCACGCAGGTCAACACGATGCTCATCGGCATCATCGAGAGCCAGGACCTCCCGGTCCTGATTCTCGCGAACAAGATAGACAAGGAGGAGTCGAGCGTCCAGCGCATTCGCAACGCCTTCCCGCAGCACGAGACGATTCCGCTGTCGGCGCTTGAGGGAGACAACATGGACGAAGTGTACGACAAGATAGCGGAGTACTTCGGGTGA
- the mdh gene encoding malate dehydrogenase has protein sequence MAKVSIVGAAGTVGAAAGYNIALEDIADEVVFVDIPEQEDVTVGQAADTNHGIAYDSNTEVRQGDYAATEGSDVVVITAGLPRSPGDTRLDLAEDNAPIMDDIQSSLAEHNDDFITITTSNPVDLLNRHLYESGSRPRNHVIGFGGRLDSARFRYVLSERFDVPVQNVDATILGEHGDSQVPVFSKVRVDGEDLTFTDDEKEEILADLQESAMNVIERKGATEWGPARGVAHMVEAILHDTGEVLPASVVLDGEFGHDGVGFGVPAKLGSDGVEEIIEWDIDDFEAEQMQEAADKLSEQYEKIS, from the coding sequence ATGGCAAAAGTAAGCATCGTCGGTGCGGCAGGCACCGTCGGCGCGGCGGCAGGGTACAACATCGCCCTCGAAGACATCGCTGACGAGGTCGTCTTCGTGGACATCCCCGAACAGGAGGACGTCACCGTCGGCCAGGCCGCGGACACCAACCACGGCATCGCCTACGACTCCAACACCGAGGTCCGACAGGGCGACTACGCGGCGACCGAGGGCTCGGACGTCGTGGTCATCACCGCCGGCCTCCCGCGCTCGCCGGGCGACACCCGCCTGGACCTCGCCGAGGACAACGCGCCCATCATGGACGACATCCAGTCCTCGCTGGCCGAGCACAACGACGACTTCATCACTATCACGACGTCCAACCCGGTCGACCTCCTGAACCGCCACCTCTACGAGTCCGGGTCCCGCCCGCGCAACCACGTCATCGGCTTCGGCGGCCGGCTCGACTCCGCTCGCTTCCGCTACGTCCTCTCCGAGCGCTTCGACGTGCCCGTCCAGAACGTCGACGCCACCATCCTCGGCGAACACGGCGACTCCCAGGTCCCGGTCTTCTCGAAGGTCCGCGTCGACGGCGAGGACCTGACGTTCACCGACGACGAGAAGGAGGAGATTCTCGCCGACCTGCAGGAGTCCGCGATGAACGTCATCGAGCGCAAGGGCGCGACCGAGTGGGGTCCCGCCCGCGGCGTCGCCCACATGGTCGAGGCCATCCTCCACGACACCGGCGAAGTACTGCCCGCCTCCGTCGTCCTCGACGGCGAGTTCGGCCACGACGGCGTCGGCTTCGGCGTCCCGGCCAAACTCGGCTCCGACGGCGTCGAGGAAATCATCGAGTGGGACATCGACGACTTCGAGGCCGAACAGATGCAGGAAGCGGCCGACAAGCTCTCCGAGCAGTACGAGAAGATTAGCTGA
- a CDS encoding DUF2073 domain-containing protein, translated as MAEVKNPGEGVQIDLISAERMDGLTSMEKIRMILDGVREGNIVILEEGLSPDEESRLIEVTMTEISPDEFNGIEIETHPRSETADQSFLDRLMGKESTKKLTVIGPANQIETLHKDETLIQTLVSRK; from the coding sequence ATGGCAGAAGTGAAAAATCCCGGTGAGGGCGTCCAGATAGACCTCATCAGCGCCGAGCGCATGGACGGGCTCACGAGCATGGAGAAGATTCGGATGATCCTCGACGGCGTCCGCGAGGGCAACATCGTCATCCTCGAAGAGGGACTCTCCCCCGACGAGGAATCGCGGCTCATCGAGGTCACGATGACCGAAATCAGCCCGGACGAGTTCAACGGCATCGAGATAGAGACCCACCCGCGCTCGGAGACCGCCGACCAGAGCTTCCTCGACCGCCTGATGGGCAAGGAGTCGACGAAGAAACTGACGGTCATCGGGCCGGCCAACCAGATCGAGACGCTCCACAAGGACGAAACGCTCATTCAGACGCTCGTCTCCCGGAAGTAA
- a CDS encoding OapC/ArvC family zinc-ribbon domain-containing protein produces the protein MPHQCTDCGRTFEDGSKQMLSGCPDCGGNKFQYQPAGEDSPPSEEPPEPPEPPVDSSVARTVGSAATAVRDLVGSGQPPEDDAPPSADSPDTPDPEVPGDAPAPETVEEDAAQKSARSDVVSKDDLPPAPDSPATSKRTPVLNDDSERPRGADRERDRPDLSELREELNDQFESIKVLDPGKYELNLMELYDREEYIIALQEDGKYTIQVPERWEED, from the coding sequence ATGCCCCACCAGTGTACCGACTGCGGCCGGACGTTCGAGGACGGCTCCAAGCAGATGCTCTCGGGCTGTCCGGACTGCGGCGGCAACAAGTTCCAGTACCAGCCCGCCGGCGAGGACTCGCCCCCGAGCGAGGAACCCCCGGAGCCACCGGAGCCGCCGGTCGACAGTTCGGTCGCCCGCACGGTCGGCTCGGCCGCTACCGCTGTCCGCGACCTGGTCGGCAGCGGCCAGCCACCCGAGGACGACGCGCCGCCGTCAGCGGACAGTCCCGACACTCCGGACCCCGAAGTGCCGGGCGACGCGCCCGCACCGGAGACCGTCGAGGAGGACGCCGCACAGAAGAGTGCGCGCTCGGACGTCGTCTCGAAGGACGACCTCCCGCCGGCACCGGACTCGCCGGCGACCAGCAAGCGGACGCCGGTGCTGAACGACGACAGCGAGCGGCCCCGCGGGGCGGACCGCGAGCGGGACCGTCCGGACCTCTCGGAACTCCGCGAGGAACTCAACGACCAGTTCGAGTCCATCAAGGTGCTCGACCCCGGCAAGTACGAACTCAACCTGATGGAGCTGTACGACCGCGAGGAGTACATCATCGCGCTGCAGGAGGACGGCAAGTACACTATCCAGGTTCCGGAACGCTGGGAAGAGGACTGA
- a CDS encoding dolichol kinase, with protein MSYARRLIHFSGTLVPAAYLVGVLEWSHVRLLLAVAAVAVVVLEVLRLYVGLDWTVFDRLTREYEQDNPAGYALAVVGAALVVLAFPPEVAVPALLVLTIADPIAGILGDVDSVDSRKAWWVMAVTFLVCLAITAPLMPLRAAVPVSVVVVFADAVKPRVFGFVVDDNFSIPVGAGVTGWLALTYLPPLL; from the coding sequence ATGAGCTACGCGCGGCGGCTCATCCACTTCAGCGGGACGCTCGTCCCGGCGGCGTACCTCGTCGGGGTGCTCGAGTGGTCCCACGTCAGGCTCCTGCTGGCTGTGGCAGCCGTCGCTGTCGTCGTGCTGGAGGTGTTGCGGCTGTACGTGGGGCTCGACTGGACGGTCTTCGACCGGCTCACCCGCGAGTACGAGCAGGACAACCCCGCGGGATACGCGCTGGCGGTCGTCGGTGCCGCCCTCGTCGTGCTCGCCTTTCCTCCCGAGGTTGCCGTGCCGGCGCTGCTGGTGTTGACCATCGCCGACCCCATCGCCGGCATCCTCGGCGACGTGGACAGCGTCGACTCGCGGAAGGCGTGGTGGGTGATGGCCGTGACCTTTCTCGTCTGTCTCGCCATCACCGCGCCGCTCATGCCGCTCCGGGCCGCCGTCCCCGTCTCGGTGGTCGTCGTCTTCGCCGACGCGGTCAAGCCCCGCGTCTTCGGGTTCGTCGTCGACGACAACTTCTCGATTCCCGTCGGCGCGGGCGTGACCGGCTGGCTCGCGCTCACCTACCTCCCCCCGCTTCTCTGA
- a CDS encoding aldo/keto reductase: MPDATLPAPGLGTYENTDPETCRASVRIALDCGYRHVDTAELYENEAAVGAGLDAADVDREEVFVATKLDSRNLGYDAVRDHALGCCDRLGVDTLDLLYVHWPIRTYDPEGTLAAFDELHDEGLVRHVGLSNFTPDLLADALDRLDAPLFAHQVECHPLLPQEELRATAREDDHYLVAYSPLAKGEVLDVPELVDVAAKHDATPAQVSLAWLDGKENVVPIPKAATPAHIRENYAALDLELDDEDVRRIDAIERRKRVVDFDAAPWN, from the coding sequence ATGCCCGACGCGACGCTCCCCGCGCCCGGACTGGGAACCTACGAGAACACCGACCCCGAGACCTGCCGGGCGTCGGTCCGCATCGCGCTGGACTGTGGCTACCGCCACGTCGACACCGCAGAACTGTACGAGAACGAGGCGGCGGTCGGGGCCGGACTCGACGCCGCCGACGTCGACCGCGAGGAGGTCTTCGTCGCCACGAAACTCGACTCCCGGAACCTCGGCTACGACGCGGTCCGCGACCACGCCCTGGGCTGTTGCGACCGACTCGGCGTCGACACGCTGGACCTCCTGTACGTCCACTGGCCCATCCGGACCTACGACCCCGAGGGGACGCTGGCTGCCTTCGACGAACTCCACGACGAGGGGCTGGTTCGCCACGTCGGCCTCTCGAACTTCACGCCGGACCTGCTCGCGGACGCGCTGGACCGCCTCGACGCCCCGCTGTTTGCCCACCAGGTGGAGTGTCACCCCCTCCTCCCCCAGGAGGAACTGCGCGCCACTGCGCGGGAGGACGACCACTACCTGGTCGCGTACTCCCCGCTGGCGAAGGGGGAGGTACTGGACGTGCCGGAACTGGTCGACGTCGCAGCGAAACACGACGCCACGCCCGCGCAGGTGAGCCTCGCCTGGCTGGACGGGAAGGAGAACGTCGTCCCCATCCCGAAGGCCGCCACGCCCGCGCACATCCGGGAGAACTACGCGGCGCTGGACCTGGAACTGGACGACGAGGACGTCCGGCGAATCGACGCCATCGAGCGCCGGAAACGGGTCGTCGACTTCGACGCCGCGCCCTGGAACTGA
- the glyS gene encoding glycine--tRNA ligase: MSDEGARLTELAKRRGFFLQSAGAYGGVSGFYTYGPQGATLKENLEDAWRDRYVTREGHMEISAPDVMPEAVFEASGHLDGFDDMIIECPECGASHRADHLVEDNTDIEEAESISTEEIAEIIAEHDLVCPDCGTELAGEPVEDFNLMFETNIGPGSSSPGYLRPETAQGIFVEFPQLAEYARNQLPFGVAQIGKAYRNEISPRKGLIRVREFTQAELEHFIDPEEDEPPLSRVEDVVLPLYSAEQQDAEDGGIRELTVREAIDEGVVTSDWVAFYLGLSTAWYERVGVDMDRFRYRQHLPGELAHYASDCWDAESELGGDWVEITGFAYRGDYDLKKHEEHSGEDFSVFKQYDEPVTVERPTVDPDMSVLGPEFGGDAAAVAAALEDLAERDPDAFDDDEVTVDVEGEAYTVDVEATGFGVEEVTESGEHVRPHVVEPSFGVGRLVYTVLAHAYAEDEVDGEERSYLSLPPEMAPTTVGVFPLMDRDGMGEEARDLASRLREAGLEVTYDDSGAIGRRYRRQDEIGTPFCVTVDYDTLGDGEGDGAQAGTVTVRERDSTEQRRVAIDELAGTLTALRDGDLTFEDL; this comes from the coding sequence ATGAGCGACGAGGGCGCGCGCCTGACCGAGCTGGCGAAACGCCGTGGTTTCTTCCTGCAGTCTGCCGGTGCCTACGGGGGCGTCTCCGGCTTCTACACCTACGGCCCGCAGGGCGCGACGCTGAAGGAGAACCTGGAGGACGCCTGGCGGGACCGCTACGTCACCCGCGAGGGTCACATGGAGATTTCCGCGCCCGACGTGATGCCCGAAGCCGTCTTCGAGGCCTCGGGGCACCTCGACGGCTTCGACGACATGATCATCGAGTGCCCGGAGTGTGGCGCGAGCCACCGGGCCGACCACCTCGTCGAGGACAACACCGACATCGAGGAGGCCGAGTCCATCTCCACCGAGGAGATAGCCGAAATCATCGCCGAACACGACCTGGTCTGTCCGGACTGCGGCACCGAACTCGCCGGCGAACCCGTCGAGGACTTCAACCTCATGTTCGAGACGAACATCGGGCCGGGCTCGTCCTCACCGGGCTACCTCCGCCCGGAGACCGCCCAGGGTATCTTCGTCGAGTTCCCGCAACTCGCGGAGTACGCCCGGAACCAGTTGCCCTTCGGCGTCGCACAGATCGGGAAGGCCTACCGCAACGAGATTAGCCCGCGGAAGGGCCTCATCCGCGTCCGCGAGTTCACCCAGGCCGAACTCGAACACTTCATCGACCCCGAGGAGGACGAACCGCCGCTCTCCCGGGTCGAGGACGTGGTGCTCCCGCTGTACTCCGCCGAACAGCAGGACGCCGAGGACGGCGGGATTCGGGAACTGACCGTCCGCGAAGCTATCGACGAGGGCGTCGTCACCTCCGACTGGGTGGCCTTCTACCTGGGCCTGTCGACGGCCTGGTACGAGCGGGTCGGCGTCGACATGGACCGCTTTCGCTACCGCCAGCACCTCCCGGGCGAACTCGCCCACTACGCCTCCGACTGCTGGGACGCCGAGTCCGAACTCGGCGGCGACTGGGTCGAGATTACCGGCTTCGCCTACCGCGGCGACTACGACCTGAAGAAACACGAGGAACACTCCGGGGAGGACTTCTCGGTGTTCAAGCAGTACGACGAACCCGTCACCGTCGAGCGCCCGACCGTCGACCCCGACATGAGCGTGCTCGGCCCCGAGTTCGGCGGCGACGCCGCCGCCGTGGCCGCTGCACTCGAAGACCTGGCCGAACGCGACCCCGATGCGTTCGACGACGACGAAGTGACCGTCGACGTCGAGGGCGAGGCCTACACCGTCGACGTCGAGGCGACCGGCTTCGGCGTCGAGGAGGTCACGGAGTCCGGCGAGCACGTCCGCCCGCACGTCGTCGAACCCTCCTTCGGCGTCGGCCGCCTGGTCTACACGGTGCTGGCCCACGCCTACGCGGAGGACGAGGTCGACGGCGAGGAGCGCAGTTACCTCTCGCTCCCCCCGGAGATGGCCCCCACGACAGTCGGCGTCTTCCCGCTGATGGACAGGGACGGAATGGGCGAGGAGGCACGTGACCTCGCCAGCCGCCTCCGGGAAGCGGGGCTGGAGGTTACCTACGACGATTCGGGTGCCATCGGCCGGCGCTACCGCCGCCAGGACGAAATCGGCACGCCGTTTTGCGTCACGGTCGACTACGACACGCTCGGCGACGGCGAGGGCGACGGGGCACAGGCCGGGACCGTCACGGTCCGCGAGCGCGACTCGACCGAGCAGCGACGGGTCGCCATCGACGAGCTGGCCGGGACGCTCACCGCGCTCCGCGACGGCGACCTGACCTTCGAGGACCTGTAG
- a CDS encoding Sjogren's syndrome/scleroderma autoantigen 1 family protein, producing MSDFDKEAEREKLREKYERDQEQREVAEKMSELLLQGATMTNAHCSDCGDPIFRYDGQEFCATCEKAVDRGTGDADEESEEKPENIEVTDPDDEARVAFGGDAAQAADEAQQDEATQSQQDTETQSQPTADQAAPAEETPTEAGGPAHGQPHPPARQRTPEDHTHQPSAGQSAGPSDQPRQVPASDPSAASDVTAARESLVRTLTRFSQQAEAAEDPQRAQEYLAAAREAAETLSSLRR from the coding sequence ATGAGCGACTTCGACAAGGAAGCAGAGCGGGAGAAACTCCGCGAGAAGTACGAGCGCGACCAGGAGCAACGCGAGGTGGCCGAGAAGATGAGCGAACTCCTCCTCCAGGGGGCGACGATGACGAACGCCCACTGCTCGGACTGTGGCGACCCCATCTTCCGGTACGACGGCCAGGAGTTCTGTGCCACCTGCGAGAAGGCGGTCGACCGCGGGACCGGCGACGCCGACGAGGAGAGCGAGGAGAAACCCGAGAACATCGAGGTCACCGACCCCGACGACGAGGCCCGCGTGGCCTTCGGCGGCGACGCCGCACAGGCGGCCGACGAGGCCCAGCAGGACGAAGCGACGCAGTCACAGCAGGACACCGAGACGCAGTCCCAGCCGACTGCGGACCAGGCCGCCCCCGCCGAGGAGACGCCGACCGAGGCAGGTGGTCCTGCACACGGACAGCCCCACCCTCCCGCTCGCCAGCGCACCCCCGAAGACCACACACACCAGCCGAGCGCCGGGCAGTCCGCAGGTCCTTCGGACCAGCCGCGTCAGGTCCCGGCGTCCGACCCGTCGGCCGCCAGCGACGTGACCGCTGCACGGGAGTCGCTGGTCCGGACGCTGACCCGTTTCAGCCAGCAGGCGGAGGCGGCCGAGGACCCCCAGCGGGCACAGGAGTACCTCGCGGCCGCGCGCGAGGCCGCCGAGACGCTTTCTTCGCTGCGGCGGTAA
- a CDS encoding Cdc6/Cdc18 family protein, translating into MTDTNDSTDSVGDADSGQEEADGTASDGGADSPLDDVLLDDIEDGDADEASQGLFDDLLSGQPIFENKEVLRPSYTPRKLPHREEQINSMATILVSALRGDTPSNILIYGKTGTGKTASAKFVSDELERTSQKYEVPCEVEYINCEVTDTQYRVLAQLANKFIDKNEAAIEADLDRLRSLRERGRTNADALAETEYDSVEAVEDRIEALEADLDSFEDVPMTGWPTDRVYNSFFDAVDYRERVVVIMLDEIDKLVEKSGDDTLYNLSRMNNELENSRVSIMGISNDLKFTDFLDPRVKSSLGEEEIVFPPYDANQLRDILDHRAEVSFKGDALSDDVIPLCAAFAAQEHGDARRALDLLRTAGELAERDQTDEVEEDHVRQAQEKIELDRVVEVVRTLPQQSKLVLFAIILLEKQGVHNINTGEVYNIYKRLCQEIDADVLTQRRVTDLISELDMLGIVNAVVVSKGRYGRTKEISLSVPVEETEAVLLSDSRLGDIEDVQPFVQARFDN; encoded by the coding sequence ATGACAGACACGAACGATTCAACCGATTCCGTAGGTGACGCCGATTCCGGGCAAGAGGAGGCAGACGGGACGGCCAGCGACGGGGGGGCCGACTCCCCGCTGGACGACGTCCTCCTCGACGACATCGAGGACGGCGACGCCGACGAGGCCTCGCAGGGGCTGTTCGACGACCTCCTGAGCGGCCAGCCCATCTTCGAGAACAAGGAGGTACTGCGCCCCTCCTACACGCCCCGCAAGCTCCCCCATCGCGAGGAGCAAATAAACAGCATGGCGACCATCCTGGTCTCCGCGCTCCGCGGGGACACGCCCTCGAACATCCTCATCTACGGGAAGACGGGGACCGGCAAGACCGCCAGCGCGAAGTTCGTCAGCGACGAACTGGAGCGCACGTCCCAGAAGTACGAGGTTCCCTGCGAGGTCGAGTACATCAACTGCGAGGTCACCGACACCCAGTACCGCGTCCTCGCCCAGCTCGCCAACAAGTTCATCGACAAGAACGAGGCGGCCATCGAGGCTGACCTCGACCGCCTGCGCTCGCTTCGCGAACGCGGGCGCACGAACGCGGACGCGCTCGCGGAGACGGAGTACGACAGCGTCGAAGCCGTCGAAGACCGCATCGAGGCGCTCGAAGCCGACCTCGACTCCTTCGAGGACGTCCCCATGACGGGGTGGCCGACCGACCGCGTCTACAACTCCTTTTTCGACGCCGTCGACTACCGCGAGCGCGTGGTCGTCATCATGCTCGACGAGATAGACAAGCTCGTCGAGAAAAGCGGCGACGACACCCTCTACAACCTCTCCCGGATGAACAACGAACTGGAGAACTCCCGCGTCTCCATCATGGGTATCTCCAACGACCTGAAGTTCACCGACTTCCTGGACCCCCGCGTCAAGTCCAGCCTCGGCGAGGAGGAGATCGTCTTCCCGCCCTACGACGCCAACCAGCTACGGGACATCCTCGACCACCGCGCGGAGGTGTCCTTCAAGGGCGACGCACTCTCCGACGACGTGATTCCGCTCTGTGCGGCCTTCGCTGCACAGGAACACGGGGACGCCCGGCGGGCGCTGGACCTGCTGCGCACCGCGGGTGAACTCGCCGAGCGCGACCAGACCGACGAGGTCGAGGAGGACCACGTCCGCCAGGCCCAGGAGAAGATCGAACTCGACCGCGTGGTCGAAGTCGTCCGCACGCTCCCCCAGCAGTCGAAACTCGTCCTCTTCGCCATCATCCTCCTTGAGAAACAGGGCGTGCACAACATCAACACCGGCGAGGTCTACAACATCTACAAGCGCCTCTGCCAGGAGATCGACGCCGACGTGCTGACACAGCGCCGGGTCACCGACCTCATCAGCGAACTCGACATGCTCGGCATCGTCAACGCCGTCGTCGTCTCGAAGGGCCGCTACGGCCGGACGAAGGAGATCTCCCTGTCGGTTCCAGTCGAAGAGACGGAGGCCGTCCTGCTGTCGGACTCCCGGCTGGGCGACATCGAGGACGTCCAGCCGTTCGTCCAGGCCCGCTTCGACAACTGA